The sequence CGGGCTGCAGTCCGAGCAGCGGTTCAACATCGATGAATGTGTCCGATACGGCAATGCGGTGCGGTTCACGCCCGGAGATATTCGTTCTGGCCGGCTCCCGGAGCTGCTCACCGGCCTGCTGAGGGACGACGACGCGCGGCAGGCGGCACAGCAGCTGCACCGGGCCGCGCACCCGGTCGGTGGGTCGAACGCGGCCAGCGCGATCCTCACCTTCATCCGCGGTGACGTAGGCGCGCCGCCGGGTGGCTGAGGCGGGCGCATCCGCTCAATAACCGTTGACACCCTCGGCAGGACCCCAGACACTCTGTGCGTGTCCAAGGGGGACATGACGAGAGGGGAATGCTCGCAATGACTGCACCTGATGAACCGGGGCGCGTCCAGGGACCACCACGCTACGGCAGCTTGTACGGCGCGATCGCTGTGCTCGCACTGGCGCTGAACGGGACGTCGTTCTACCTCGGCGAACCGAACTCCTCCGGTGAGGTCTACCGGGAGTCGCTGTGGAAGATGCTGGAGCGCCCGTACGGGATGGATCTCGCCCTGGTCTCGCTGCTGATGGTCTTTGTGATGGTGGGGTTGTGCGCCTACGCCGCGGTCCGTCCGGTGACCAGCGTGGCGGTACCGGTGATCGTCGCACTGATTTCATTGGGCGGCGCGGTGATGCTGATGCTGAAGGTCGGCTGGGGGGACAGCGACCCAGCATTCGACGACGGCGGCATCATGCTGATGAACACGGCGTGGGGTGCGGTGCTGCTCGGGATCGTGCACACCGTCCACCTGATCGTCTGGCGGGCCCGCTACCGCTGAGGTTTCCGACCGGAGAACACCGCCACGCCGTTGAGCGGGTGAAGCCAGCGGGCTTGGCGTCCGTGCCATGGACGCCAGCGGGCTTCAGTGCTCGAACTGGGTGAGCAGCTGGCGCAGGATGGCGGAGAGCTCCTCGCTCTGCGTCCCATCGATGCCGGCGAGCAGTCGGGACTCCCGGCGCAGCAGATCCTCCATCGCAGCGTCTACCACTGCGCGTCCGGCGTCGGTGAGTCGCACCAGCACCACCCGGCGGTCTTCCGGTGCCGGTGCGCGGACCACCAGGCCGTGTGCCACCAGCCGGTCGATCCGATTGGTCATCGTGCCCGAGGAGACCAGAGTCTGGGTGAGCAGCCGGCCGGGGGTGAGCTGGTAGGGCTCACCGGCGCGGCGCAGCGCGGAGAGCACGTCGAACTCCCACACCTCCAGGCCGTGCTGGGCGAAGGCTGCCCGCCGGGCGAGGTCCAGATGCCGGGAGAGCCGGCCGATCCTGGAGAAGACGCGCAGCGGTGTGACGTCCAGGTCGGGGCGCTCGCGCTGCCACGCCTGGACGATCCGGTCGACCTCGTCCTCAGCGGTCATGGGTCGAGATTACTCGACGTCGAGAGATCGGCCGGGACCTCCGGCGTGCGCAACGGTGTGCGGTCGCATCCGCGAGTGGACCACCTCCGTGCCCAGATCGGCTTCAGCACAGGATTCTGGCCAGTCGGTGGGCGGTTCGGCGCCAGCGGGCAGTTCAGCCTCTGCGGGTGCGGGTAGCGGCCGGGGTGAGCCGCGGCTGGGTCTGCAGCCCGGACAGCCCGTTCCAGGACAGGTTGACCAGGTGCGCGGCGACCTCGTCCTTCGCCGGTGTCCGGGTTTCCAGCCACCACTGCCCGGTGAGCGCGATCATCCCGACCAGCATCTGCGCGTACATCGGTGCCGTGTCCGGGTCGAAACCCTGGCGCTCGAACGCATCGGCGAGCACCTGCTCGACCTGGGTGGCGACATCACCGATCAGCGAGGAGAACGTGCCGGTGGCCTGGGCGACGGGGGAGTCGCGGACCAGGATCCGGAAGCCGTCGGTGTTCGTCTCGATGTAGTCCAGCAGTGCCAGCGCCGTGCGCTCCACGGTCACTCGGGGGTGGCCCCCCTGGCGCAACGATCCGGTCAGCGCCGCGAGGAGGGTCTCCACCTCGCGGTCCACGATCACGGCGTAGACGCCTTCTTTGCCACCGAAGTGCTCGTACACCACCGGCTTGGAGACCTCCGCCCGGGCAGCGATCTCCTCCACGCTGGTGCCGCCGAAACCCTTCTCGGCGAACAGTGAGCGAGCTACCCGCAGCAGCTGCTCCCGGCGCTGGTGCCCGGTCATCCGCGGTCGGGGCGTGCGTTTGGATCCGTCACTCACGCCTCCCATCATGCCGTGTTGTGGCCCGGCGGTGGTCTGGCCCGGGGTGCGAAACTGTGCCCGCGGGGCCACGACCGGGTGCCTCGCCGGCTGCACCGGGCACTGCGAGACGCCGGTATGCTCGATGCCGGCGCCGGTTCGCAGGACCTCGGCCCGGCCGCCACGCAGGCGATCCGCCCTGGTGTAATGGCAGCACGCCGGCCTTTGGTGCCGTGTGGTCCAGGTTCGAGTCCTGGGGGCGGAGCCCGGTGGGGGACCCTCGGTTCTCCCCTCGCGATCGAGTTGCTGGAGTTGCTCGAGTTGCTCAGGCTCGATTCGTCACCAGGCCCTTCGCGTCACCAGGCTCTTCGCGTCACCCTGCGCATCCGGGCGAGGTCGATTCGACTCGGAGCGATCTCTCACCGGTGAGGGACAACACGTCAGGCGAGCCAGTCGGTGGCGGCTACAGTGGAGCGCGTGAGCCTGACGCCACCTGCAGCAGTGATCGTTCTCGCCGCCGGCCAGGGAACGCGGATGCGATCCGCGACCCCCAAGGTGTTGCACCCTATCGGGGGCCGTAGCCTCCTCGGCCATGTGCTGGCCACGGCGAGAGACCTCAGCCCCGGAAGGGTCGCCGTCGTGGTCCGCCACGAACGCGACCAGGTGGCCGCGCACGTGCAGGAGCTGGACCCCGCCGCCCTGATCGCCGACCAGGACGAGGTCCCCGGCACCGGCCGCGCCGTGGAGTGTGGGCTGTCCATCCTGGACTCGGCCGCGCAACCCGCCGGGAGCGCAGGCGGTGTCCAGGGACCGGTGGTGATCCTCGCCGGTGATGTGCCGCTGCTGGACTCCGGCACGCTGACCGCTCTGCTCGAAGCGCACCACACCGACGGCAACGCCGTCACCGTGCTCACCACGAACCTCACCGATCCGAGCGGGTACGGCCGGGTGGTCCGCGACGGCGGCGGCCAGGTCGCGAAGATCGTGGAGCAGAAGGACGCGACGGCAGCCGAGCTCGAGATCAGCGAGATCAACTCTTCGGTGTACGTGATGGAGGCCGCGGTGC is a genomic window of Ruania zhangjianzhongii containing:
- a CDS encoding MarR family winged helix-turn-helix transcriptional regulator; amino-acid sequence: MTAEDEVDRIVQAWQRERPDLDVTPLRVFSRIGRLSRHLDLARRAAFAQHGLEVWEFDVLSALRRAGEPYQLTPGRLLTQTLVSSGTMTNRIDRLVAHGLVVRAPAPEDRRVVLVRLTDAGRAVVDAAMEDLLRRESRLLAGIDGTQSEELSAILRQLLTQFEH
- a CDS encoding TetR/AcrR family transcriptional regulator, translated to MTGHQRREQLLRVARSLFAEKGFGGTSVEEIAARAEVSKPVVYEHFGGKEGVYAVIVDREVETLLAALTGSLRQGGHPRVTVERTALALLDYIETNTDGFRILVRDSPVAQATGTFSSLIGDVATQVEQVLADAFERQGFDPDTAPMYAQMLVGMIALTGQWWLETRTPAKDEVAAHLVNLSWNGLSGLQTQPRLTPAATRTRRG